Proteins found in one Amycolatopsis umgeniensis genomic segment:
- a CDS encoding ATP-binding protein: MIGSPSWWRRRSLQVRITLLAAAVTLGFLLGLAALAGDNLRPLLIGSVDEELSAQLETAKADVSAGRTTSGSAVTVRVLDTGGGPVDGLPPANLGFTDVRALKAGESVTTGGEHSWRWVGTVVTAPDGQQRLVVVGAGLVGFATAVHSGGLWLFVVASVGAVGAGIATWLLVRFALRPVARMRGSVRALPPGARLPLPDSHDELRALAEEFNALLARQEEGADRLRRFTGDAAHELRSPVASIRVQAEVAVTNPDPDLAQETLSDVLEEAERLSALLDGLLALARSDAGEVPPAEPVELVSEVRAAVARMPADAPEIRVSGTVGSAWALATHAEVELVLSNLLRNACRYARGQIVVSVLAARSTVRVVVDDDGPGIEPEHRDRVFDRFYRVSDSRARSSGGTGLGLAMVAEAVRRRGGRVRVGESPDGGARFLIVWQAARPQ, encoded by the coding sequence GTGATCGGCTCGCCGTCTTGGTGGCGCCGCCGTTCGCTCCAGGTCCGGATCACCCTCCTCGCGGCCGCGGTCACCCTCGGTTTCCTGCTCGGGCTTGCGGCGCTCGCCGGTGACAATCTCCGGCCGCTGCTCATCGGCTCCGTCGACGAGGAACTGAGCGCCCAGCTGGAGACGGCGAAGGCCGACGTCTCGGCCGGACGGACGACGTCGGGCTCGGCGGTCACCGTCCGTGTCCTCGACACCGGCGGCGGCCCGGTGGACGGCCTGCCGCCCGCGAACCTCGGCTTCACGGACGTCCGGGCGCTGAAGGCGGGGGAATCGGTCACGACCGGCGGTGAGCACAGCTGGCGCTGGGTGGGCACCGTGGTCACCGCTCCCGACGGGCAGCAACGGCTCGTCGTCGTGGGCGCGGGCCTGGTCGGCTTCGCGACGGCCGTGCATTCCGGAGGGCTGTGGCTGTTCGTGGTCGCGTCCGTCGGCGCGGTGGGCGCCGGGATCGCGACGTGGCTGCTGGTGCGGTTCGCGTTGCGGCCGGTGGCCCGGATGCGCGGATCGGTCCGGGCGCTCCCACCCGGCGCGCGGTTGCCGCTGCCCGACTCGCACGACGAACTCCGCGCGCTGGCCGAGGAGTTCAACGCCCTGCTGGCGCGGCAGGAGGAAGGTGCCGACAGGCTGAGGCGGTTCACCGGCGACGCCGCGCACGAGCTCCGATCGCCGGTCGCGTCTATCCGCGTGCAGGCCGAGGTCGCCGTCACCAATCCCGACCCCGACCTCGCCCAGGAGACGCTCTCCGATGTCCTCGAGGAGGCGGAACGGCTTTCCGCGCTGCTCGACGGCCTGCTGGCGCTGGCGAGGTCGGACGCGGGGGAGGTGCCGCCCGCGGAACCGGTCGAGCTGGTGAGCGAGGTGCGGGCGGCGGTCGCGCGGATGCCCGCCGACGCGCCGGAGATCCGCGTGAGCGGCACGGTCGGGTCGGCGTGGGCGCTGGCCACGCACGCCGAGGTCGAACTGGTGCTGAGCAATCTGCTGCGCAACGCCTGCCGGTACGCGCGCGGTCAGATCGTCGTTTCGGTGCTCGCGGCGCGGTCCACCGTGCGGGTGGTGGTGGACGACGACGGGCCGGGTATCGAGCCGGAACACCGGGATCGGGTCTTCGACCGGTTCTACCGCGTCTCCGATTCGCGGGCGCGGTCGTCCGGCGGCACGGGGCTGGGACTGGCGATGGTCGCGGAGGCCGTCCGGCGGCGCGGGGGACGGGTGCGTGTCGGCGAATCACCCGATGGCGGGGCGCGCTTCCTGATCGTCTGGCAGGCGGCGCGGCCTCAGTAG
- a CDS encoding response regulator transcription factor — protein sequence MMKDVKPRVLVVDDEPGVRKALLRGLRAEDMDVVTAADGPSGLRLAQTGSFDVVLLDIMLPGLSGYRVLERLRALGVTTPVLMISAKDGEVDQADGLDLGADGYLVKPFSFVVLVAQVRAVLRRASPDAIRGPLRIGALEVDRGLRQVRYDGVEVAFSPREFALLEVLAGRAGTVVTKDELLRAVWGDEQAATRNVVEVYVGYVRRKLDAVGAGALVRTVRGHGYLASDAQLDEVIAPAGQG from the coding sequence ATGATGAAGGACGTGAAACCTCGAGTACTGGTGGTCGACGACGAGCCCGGCGTGCGCAAAGCGCTGCTGCGCGGGCTGCGCGCCGAGGACATGGACGTGGTCACGGCGGCCGACGGGCCCAGCGGCCTGCGGCTCGCGCAGACGGGCTCCTTCGACGTCGTCCTGCTCGACATCATGCTTCCCGGTCTTTCCGGATATCGCGTGCTCGAGCGGCTGCGGGCGCTCGGCGTCACCACGCCGGTCCTGATGATCTCCGCGAAGGACGGCGAGGTCGACCAGGCGGACGGCCTCGACCTCGGCGCCGACGGCTACCTCGTGAAGCCGTTCTCGTTCGTGGTGCTGGTCGCGCAGGTGCGCGCGGTGCTGCGGCGGGCCTCGCCGGACGCGATCCGCGGACCGCTGCGGATCGGCGCGCTCGAAGTCGACCGCGGCCTGCGGCAGGTCCGCTACGACGGTGTCGAGGTGGCGTTCAGCCCGCGCGAGTTCGCGCTGCTGGAGGTGCTGGCCGGCCGGGCGGGGACGGTGGTCACCAAGGACGAGCTGCTGCGTGCCGTCTGGGGTGACGAGCAGGCCGCGACCCGCAACGTCGTCGAGGTCTACGTCGGGTACGTGCGCCGCAAACTCGACGCTGTCGGCGCGGGTGCCCTGGTCCGGACCGTGCGCGGGCACGGGTACCTGGCTTCGGACGCGCAGCTCGACGAAGTGATCGCCCCGGCGGGACAGGGGTGA